From a region of the Agrobacterium tumefaciens genome:
- the aroC gene encoding chorismate synthase produces MSHNSFGHLFRVTTWGESHGPALGCVVDGCPPGIRFTLAEVQHWMDKRKPGQSRFVTQRREDDIVKVLSGVMLDEDGETLITTGTPISMLIENTDQRSKDYGEIARRFRPGHADFTYDLKYGIRDYRGGGRSSARETAARVAAGAIARKVVPSLNVRGALVQIGKHKINRDNWDWDQVDQNPFFCPDAAMVPVWEEYLDGIRKAGSSIGAVIEVVAEGVPAGIGAPIYAKLDQDIASNLMSINAVKGVEIGEGFASAELSGEENADEMRMGNDGKPLFLSNHAGGILGGIATGEPVIARFAIKPTSSILTERQSIDADGKNVDVRTKGRHDPCVGIRAVPIGEAMIACTVADHYLRDRGQTGRLK; encoded by the coding sequence ATGTCGCATAATAGCTTCGGTCATCTTTTTCGCGTTACCACCTGGGGAGAAAGCCACGGTCCTGCATTGGGCTGCGTGGTAGATGGCTGCCCGCCCGGCATCCGCTTTACGCTTGCCGAAGTGCAGCACTGGATGGACAAGAGAAAACCCGGCCAAAGCCGGTTCGTCACCCAGCGTCGCGAAGACGATATCGTCAAGGTTCTGTCCGGCGTGATGCTGGATGAGGACGGCGAAACGCTGATCACCACCGGCACACCGATCTCGATGCTGATCGAAAACACTGACCAGCGCTCGAAGGACTATGGCGAGATTGCCCGTCGCTTCCGCCCCGGCCACGCCGATTTCACCTATGACCTCAAATACGGCATCCGCGACTATCGTGGCGGTGGCCGCTCTTCGGCCCGAGAGACGGCTGCGCGTGTTGCCGCAGGTGCCATTGCCCGCAAGGTTGTACCAAGCCTGAATGTCCGGGGTGCGCTGGTTCAGATCGGTAAACACAAGATCAACCGCGACAACTGGGACTGGGATCAGGTCGACCAGAACCCATTCTTCTGCCCGGATGCCGCGATGGTTCCCGTCTGGGAAGAGTATCTTGACGGCATTCGCAAGGCAGGTTCTTCAATCGGCGCCGTCATTGAAGTGGTCGCCGAGGGCGTTCCTGCTGGCATTGGCGCGCCGATTTACGCAAAGCTCGATCAGGACATCGCCTCAAATCTGATGTCGATCAACGCCGTCAAGGGTGTCGAGATTGGCGAAGGTTTTGCCTCTGCAGAGCTTTCCGGTGAAGAAAACGCCGATGAAATGCGCATGGGCAATGACGGTAAACCTTTGTTCCTGTCCAACCATGCCGGTGGCATTCTCGGCGGCATTGCGACGGGCGAGCCGGTGATTGCGCGATTTGCGATCAAGCCCACGTCGTCGATCCTGACCGAGCGTCAGTCCATCGATGCCGATGGCAAGAACGTCGATGTCCGCACCAAGGGTCGCCATGACCCTTGCGTCGGCATTCGTGCCGTTCCGATCGGTGAGGCAATGATCGCCTGCACCGTTGCCGACCATTATTTGAGAGACCGCGGTCAGACCGGCCGGCTGAAATGA
- a CDS encoding DUF1344 domain-containing protein, protein MRLMIAALLATANLLAPINGYTQSVDVEGTISKIDVNALTITLNDGKTYRVPEEFNFEGLKAGVKVVVFYTEVDGKRVVDDMDVLQ, encoded by the coding sequence ATGCGTTTGATGATTGCCGCCCTTCTGGCCACCGCCAACCTGTTGGCCCCGATCAACGGGTACACCCAGAGTGTCGACGTGGAAGGCACGATCAGCAAGATCGACGTCAACGCGCTGACCATCACGCTTAACGATGGAAAAACCTACCGTGTGCCTGAGGAGTTCAACTTCGAAGGTTTGAAGGCGGGTGTGAAAGTCGTGGTCTTCTACACGGAAGTGGATGGAAAGCGCGTCGTCGATGACATGGACGTGCTGCAATAA
- a CDS encoding histidine phosphatase family protein: protein MLVYVIRHGQTDWNAVRRLQGQKDVPLNDFGRSQAAGNGKTLSRILGATAGDFDYVASPLGRTRETMELMRGAMGLDPLAYRTDDRLVELSFGDWEGHTLPELKQSFPERVRERKANKWDFIPPGQDAESYEILSWRIGAWLSSIDRQTVCVCHGGVIRSIFRLISGMDKHEASTTQIPQDRIMKVEIDKNFAEWIS, encoded by the coding sequence TTGCTCGTCTATGTGATCCGGCACGGACAGACAGACTGGAATGCGGTACGCCGGCTTCAGGGACAGAAAGATGTCCCGCTCAATGATTTCGGCCGCTCGCAGGCGGCCGGAAACGGCAAGACGCTTTCGCGTATTCTCGGCGCCACCGCCGGCGATTTCGATTATGTCGCAAGCCCACTCGGGCGTACACGCGAAACGATGGAACTGATGCGCGGCGCCATGGGTCTTGATCCCCTCGCCTATCGCACCGACGACCGACTGGTCGAATTGTCATTCGGTGACTGGGAAGGCCACACCCTGCCTGAACTCAAACAGAGTTTTCCAGAGCGGGTAAGGGAGCGCAAGGCCAACAAGTGGGACTTCATCCCGCCGGGCCAGGATGCGGAAAGCTACGAAATTCTCTCATGGCGGATCGGCGCATGGCTGTCATCGATCGACAGACAGACGGTTTGCGTCTGCCATGGCGGCGTCATTCGCTCGATCTTCCGTCTGATTTCCGGCATGGACAAGCACGAAGCGTCAACGACGCAAATCCCGCAGGACCGCATCATGAAGGTCGAAATAGACAAGAACTTCGCGGAATGGATTTCCTGA
- the fabI gene encoding enoyl-ACP reductase FabI, which produces MAQASGLMAGKRGLIMGVANNRSIAWGIAKACADAGAEIALTWQGDALKKRVEPLAQELGAFMAGHCDVTDLETIDAVFAGLEQHWGKIDFVVHAIAFSDKDELTGRYLDTSRDNFNRTMDISVFSLAAVAKRAEPVMNDGGSIITLTYYGAEKVMPNYNVMGVAKAALEASVRYLAVDLGNRGIRVNAVSAGPIKTLAASGIGDFRYILKWNEYNAPLKRTVSIEEVGKSALYLLSDLSTGVTGEIHHVDSGYHTIGMKAVDAPDISVVKD; this is translated from the coding sequence ATGGCTCAGGCATCCGGCCTTATGGCTGGCAAACGCGGCCTCATCATGGGCGTCGCAAATAACCGTTCAATCGCTTGGGGTATCGCCAAGGCATGCGCAGATGCAGGTGCAGAAATCGCACTGACCTGGCAGGGCGATGCGCTGAAGAAGCGCGTCGAGCCGCTTGCCCAGGAGCTTGGCGCCTTTATGGCTGGCCACTGTGATGTCACGGACCTCGAAACGATCGATGCGGTTTTTGCGGGTCTGGAACAGCATTGGGGCAAGATCGACTTCGTCGTGCATGCAATCGCATTCTCCGACAAGGACGAACTGACCGGCCGCTACCTCGATACCAGCCGCGACAACTTCAACCGTACCATGGATATCTCCGTCTTCTCGCTGGCCGCGGTTGCAAAACGTGCCGAGCCGGTGATGAACGATGGTGGATCGATCATCACGCTGACCTATTATGGCGCTGAGAAGGTCATGCCGAACTACAACGTCATGGGCGTTGCCAAGGCTGCACTCGAGGCGAGCGTACGTTACCTCGCCGTCGACCTCGGCAACCGCGGCATTCGCGTTAACGCCGTTTCTGCCGGCCCGATCAAGACGCTTGCCGCTTCCGGTATCGGCGATTTCCGCTACATTCTGAAGTGGAACGAGTACAATGCGCCGCTGAAGCGCACGGTCTCGATCGAGGAAGTCGGCAAATCGGCACTCTATCTGCTGTCCGACCTGTCGACCGGCGTTACCGGGGAAATTCATCACGTGGATTCCGGTTACCATACCATTGGTATGAAGGCTGTCGACGCGCCTGACATTTCCGTGGTCAAGGACTGA
- a CDS encoding DnaJ domain-containing protein, with translation MRDPYSILGVQRDAGNDEIKAAWRTKAKSVHPDANRDDPDATARFAEIGQAYDLLKDPKKRGLYDQARQAAENKRRDQTIMQQRQAAREAAERAKAAEKLMEELARAEARNRATAGQKADGTVEAAEDVVERIFGAQAQNDPKVQQAAAEAAKATAAKSEATPPSETASPSLNEDKTEAPVSLASNLFGALVRRFLPNQPALEKAPDITAEATVSVADLLDRKWITLLLPEDREVRFQLEPGMTDGHVVRLKGQGLKLPNMARGDLSITLLAARDDAFSIRGYDIHTTLPVSLSDAVLGCETTVQTPRGEETVAIPAWSGSDKMLRLDGKGLPDGNGGFGDFVVELRILLLEKPDDKVTDLMRHMREGLYL, from the coding sequence ATGCGCGATCCGTATTCGATCCTTGGCGTACAACGAGACGCCGGCAACGATGAAATCAAGGCCGCATGGCGGACCAAGGCGAAATCCGTTCATCCCGATGCCAATCGTGACGACCCGGACGCGACCGCGCGTTTTGCGGAAATCGGACAGGCATACGATCTTCTCAAGGACCCCAAAAAACGTGGTCTTTACGATCAGGCCCGTCAGGCTGCCGAAAACAAGCGGCGCGATCAGACCATCATGCAGCAACGGCAGGCGGCACGCGAAGCTGCTGAACGTGCAAAAGCCGCTGAAAAGCTTATGGAAGAGCTGGCGCGTGCCGAAGCGCGCAACCGTGCCACAGCCGGCCAGAAGGCCGATGGAACGGTAGAAGCTGCCGAAGATGTCGTTGAACGCATTTTCGGCGCACAGGCGCAAAACGACCCCAAGGTGCAGCAGGCGGCAGCCGAAGCTGCCAAGGCTACTGCCGCAAAATCAGAGGCAACGCCACCCAGCGAGACCGCCTCTCCCTCTCTCAACGAGGACAAGACGGAAGCACCGGTTTCTCTCGCCTCCAACCTGTTCGGAGCGCTGGTACGCCGCTTCCTTCCGAACCAGCCAGCGCTCGAAAAAGCGCCTGACATCACCGCGGAAGCGACAGTAAGCGTCGCCGATCTTCTAGACCGCAAGTGGATTACCCTTTTGCTGCCCGAAGACCGCGAAGTCCGTTTCCAGCTTGAACCCGGCATGACTGATGGCCATGTCGTGCGGCTAAAAGGACAGGGATTGAAGCTTCCTAACATGGCGCGGGGCGACCTCTCGATTACCTTGCTGGCGGCCAGAGACGACGCCTTTTCCATTCGCGGCTATGATATTCATACAACCTTACCGGTCTCTCTGAGCGATGCCGTCCTCGGATGTGAGACGACAGTACAAACTCCGCGCGGCGAAGAAACCGTGGCAATTCCCGCCTGGTCCGGGTCCGACAAGATGCTGCGGCTCGACGGCAAGGGTCTTCCCGACGGCAACGGCGGATTTGGCGATTTTGTCGTTGAACTGCGTATCCTGCTGCTCGAAAAGCCTGACGACAAGGTCACTGACCTGATGCGCCACATGCGCGAAGGCCTTTATTTGTGA
- the pdxH gene encoding pyridoxamine 5'-phosphate oxidase, which produces MSETGLTSSDFTEENEPFTLFAEWLKDATASEINDPNAVALATVDENGLPNVRMVLLKGVDDRGFVFYTNFESQKGREILGQKKAAMCFHWKSLRRQVRLRGEVEVVSDAEADAYYASRPRGSRIGAWASKQSRPLEGRFALEKAVAEYTLKYAVGEIPRPPHWSGFRIRPLSIEFWHDRPFRLHDRMEFRRETPDAPWSKVRMFP; this is translated from the coding sequence ATGTCGGAAACGGGGTTAACATCCAGTGACTTCACTGAAGAAAATGAACCGTTCACACTTTTTGCCGAGTGGCTGAAGGACGCAACGGCTTCCGAAATCAACGATCCGAACGCTGTCGCGCTGGCAACGGTGGATGAAAACGGGCTGCCCAATGTGCGCATGGTGCTGTTGAAGGGCGTAGATGACCGCGGCTTCGTTTTCTACACGAACTTCGAAAGCCAGAAGGGCCGAGAGATTCTCGGACAGAAAAAAGCGGCCATGTGTTTCCATTGGAAGAGCCTGCGCCGTCAGGTGCGCCTGCGTGGTGAGGTGGAGGTCGTCAGCGACGCGGAAGCGGATGCCTATTATGCATCGCGTCCTCGCGGCAGCAGGATTGGCGCATGGGCATCGAAGCAGTCGCGGCCACTGGAAGGACGTTTCGCCTTGGAAAAGGCCGTCGCCGAATACACGCTGAAATATGCTGTTGGTGAGATCCCGCGTCCGCCACACTGGTCCGGGTTCCGAATTCGTCCTCTCAGCATCGAGTTCTGGCATGATCGACCGTTCCGTCTGCACGACCGTATGGAATTCCGTCGTGAGACGCCGGATGCTCCCTGGTCTAAGGTTCGGATGTTCCCGTAA
- a CDS encoding sulfite exporter TauE/SafE family protein, with product MPYPDLFYQLTDGRSPAVLAMFAGAALLAGLARGFSGFGAALIFIPLASAIVGPRIASAVLLVVDGVLTLGMIPAAWRMADRREVFTMSAGAVIGVPAGTALLSYGNPLTLRWLISCVVVLLLLFLISGWRYSGRPKTPLTIVTGFVAGLFSGAAQLGGPPVVAYWLGGALKGPFVRANVILYFAISTVLSVTSYFLGGLFTASVVIFSLLAVPFYAAGLYCGARLHGVADDVTFRRICYSLIAISAVIGLPIFDSLLK from the coding sequence ATGCCCTACCCCGATCTTTTTTACCAACTTACCGACGGGCGAAGCCCTGCGGTTCTGGCGATGTTCGCCGGCGCGGCACTTCTGGCTGGTCTTGCGCGTGGTTTTTCGGGATTTGGCGCAGCGCTCATTTTCATCCCGCTCGCAAGCGCCATCGTCGGCCCTCGGATCGCATCAGCTGTTCTTCTCGTTGTCGACGGTGTTTTGACGCTCGGCATGATACCGGCGGCGTGGCGCATGGCCGATCGGCGCGAGGTTTTCACGATGTCGGCGGGAGCCGTCATCGGTGTCCCGGCGGGAACTGCGCTCCTTTCCTACGGCAATCCGCTGACACTGCGCTGGTTGATTTCCTGCGTCGTCGTGTTGTTGCTGCTCTTTTTGATTTCCGGTTGGCGTTATAGCGGACGGCCTAAAACACCCCTGACCATTGTCACCGGCTTTGTCGCGGGGCTGTTTTCCGGCGCAGCGCAACTGGGCGGTCCGCCCGTTGTTGCCTATTGGCTGGGTGGCGCGTTGAAAGGCCCATTCGTACGGGCCAATGTGATTCTCTATTTCGCCATTTCGACCGTGCTGTCCGTCACGAGCTACTTCCTTGGAGGCCTTTTTACGGCGAGTGTCGTCATCTTCTCGCTGCTCGCCGTCCCATTTTATGCCGCTGGTCTTTATTGCGGCGCGCGACTGCACGGGGTCGCAGATGACGTAACGTTCCGCCGGATCTGCTACAGCCTGATTGCCATCTCCGCCGTCATCGGCCTGCCGATCTTCGATTCCCTGCTGAAATAA
- a CDS encoding pyrophosphatase: MLAVMMRQFESASQKYADANGITRDSDWFMLKLQEEVGEVTQAWNRLSGRGRSKGKTQEEMRQELADETADLLGHVLLLAYQNGLDIEASVKRKWRFTLAGMDAQAPLKTPE, translated from the coding sequence ATGCTTGCGGTAATGATGCGTCAATTCGAAAGCGCGTCGCAGAAATATGCCGATGCGAATGGCATTACGCGTGATTCCGACTGGTTCATGCTCAAGCTTCAGGAAGAGGTGGGCGAGGTTACGCAAGCGTGGAACCGGCTCAGTGGCCGCGGACGCAGTAAAGGCAAAACACAGGAAGAAATGCGCCAGGAACTTGCCGATGAAACCGCTGATCTTCTCGGTCATGTCCTGCTTCTGGCCTACCAAAACGGTCTTGATATCGAAGCATCGGTCAAACGCAAATGGCGTTTTACGCTTGCCGGGATGGATGCTCAAGCACCACTGAAAACGCCGGAATGA
- a CDS encoding HAD family phosphatase, giving the protein MLPFMPQAVIFDMDGLLIESEVLYRDAFLAASDEGGHGMQVETYQKVCGSPWAVITKTIIADYGANFPIDTFRDAWLRNLRTMMAEGVALKPGVIEILDLLDRLDIRRAIATSSQHEAVQRHLSPFDLPRRFDRIVARGDYAEPKPAPHPYLTAAQWLNIDPTQCLALEDSYHGIRSASAAGMAAIMVPDVAPPTPEMQERCVAICDDLFAVAKLLEIAHSGVFSGA; this is encoded by the coding sequence ATGCTTCCCTTTATGCCCCAAGCCGTCATCTTCGATATGGACGGGCTGCTGATCGAAAGTGAAGTTCTCTACCGCGATGCATTCCTGGCGGCCTCCGATGAAGGCGGCCATGGCATGCAGGTTGAAACATACCAGAAGGTTTGCGGTAGCCCCTGGGCGGTGATTACCAAAACCATCATCGCGGACTATGGCGCGAATTTTCCGATCGATACATTTCGCGACGCGTGGCTGCGCAATCTTCGCACAATGATGGCAGAGGGCGTGGCACTTAAACCTGGCGTCATCGAAATCCTCGATCTGCTGGATCGCCTCGATATCCGGCGCGCTATAGCAACGTCGTCACAACATGAAGCCGTGCAACGGCATCTGTCGCCATTCGATCTTCCCCGACGTTTCGACCGGATCGTGGCGCGTGGTGATTATGCCGAACCGAAACCAGCTCCACATCCCTATCTGACGGCTGCTCAGTGGCTGAACATCGACCCAACCCAATGCCTTGCCCTGGAAGATTCCTATCATGGCATCCGATCGGCCTCGGCGGCGGGCATGGCGGCGATCATGGTGCCCGATGTAGCACCACCGACGCCCGAAATGCAGGAACGTTGCGTGGCGATCTGTGACGACCTATTTGCCGTCGCCAAACTTCTGGAAATCGCTCATTCCGGCGTTTTCAGTGGTGCTTGA
- a CDS encoding VOC family protein, with protein sequence MTGLSNALVPELAVSDWQKSRAFYCDLIGFHVIFERPEEGFAYLGLGDAQLMIDQIGATRTFVSGNAPLETPLGRGMNLQLAVPSLQPILSRLERAGIELVLALEEKWYRRGPIESGNRQFIVSDPDGYLIRPFESLGERPFRFG encoded by the coding sequence ATGACCGGTCTCAGTAATGCTCTCGTTCCCGAACTCGCCGTCAGCGACTGGCAAAAAAGCCGCGCCTTCTACTGCGATCTCATCGGTTTTCATGTGATTTTTGAACGCCCGGAAGAAGGCTTCGCCTATCTGGGCCTGGGTGATGCGCAACTGATGATCGATCAGATCGGCGCGACCCGTACTTTCGTTTCTGGCAACGCGCCACTCGAAACGCCGCTCGGACGCGGCATGAATCTTCAGCTCGCCGTTCCCTCCTTGCAGCCGATCCTGTCGCGCCTTGAACGGGCCGGCATTGAACTGGTGCTGGCGCTCGAAGAGAAATGGTACAGGCGTGGCCCGATCGAATCTGGCAACCGCCAGTTCATCGTTTCCGATCCGGATGGTTACCTCATTCGACCGTTCGAAAGCCTTGGCGAACGCCCGTTCCGGTTTGGTTGA
- the tldD gene encoding metalloprotease TldD has translation MTNDLVSLFDCDEGTLRKAVGEALAGADDGELFIEHAQAESLTFDNGRLKGGSFNTDQGFGLRAVAGETVGYAHAGELSQAALKRASDAVGAVTKGYSGSYAAAPQRTNKKLYGDENPIGSPSFEEKVRLLTEIDAYLRDKDPKVRQVTATVSASWQVVDILRADGHRVSDIRPMTRINISVVAGEGDRQESGSYGIGGRIGFGDFITTENWQRGADEALRQALVNLTAIDAPAGTMDVVLGSGWPGVMLHEAVGHGLEGDFNRKKTSAFAGLMGEMVAAPGVTVVDDGTIDARRGSLTIDDEGTPSGYNVLIENGKLVGYMQDRQNARLMGMRPTGNGRRQGYSHIPMPRMTNTYMLSGDKTPEEIIASVKRGIYAVSFGGGQVDITSGKFVFGCTEAYMIENGKIGAPVKGAMLIGNGPDAMKRVTMIGNDSKLDTGIGNCGKAGQWVPVGVGQPHLRMDQITVGGTKA, from the coding sequence ATGACCAATGATCTTGTGAGCCTTTTCGACTGTGACGAAGGGACGCTGCGCAAGGCGGTCGGCGAAGCGCTTGCCGGAGCCGACGACGGCGAATTGTTCATCGAGCATGCCCAGGCAGAATCGCTGACATTCGACAACGGTCGCCTCAAGGGCGGCTCTTTCAACACGGATCAGGGCTTTGGCCTGCGCGCCGTTGCTGGCGAAACGGTTGGTTACGCTCATGCGGGCGAGCTTTCGCAGGCGGCGCTGAAGCGCGCATCCGACGCCGTCGGCGCCGTCACCAAGGGCTATTCCGGCTCCTATGCCGCAGCGCCCCAGCGCACGAACAAGAAGCTCTATGGCGACGAAAACCCGATCGGCTCCCCAAGCTTCGAAGAAAAGGTTCGGCTGCTCACCGAGATCGACGCCTATCTGCGCGACAAGGACCCCAAAGTCCGTCAGGTAACGGCGACTGTTTCGGCAAGCTGGCAGGTTGTTGACATCCTGCGCGCCGACGGACACCGCGTCAGCGACATTCGACCGATGACCCGCATCAATATTTCCGTCGTTGCCGGCGAAGGCGATAGACAGGAAAGCGGCTCTTACGGCATTGGCGGTCGCATCGGCTTCGGCGATTTCATCACCACGGAAAACTGGCAGCGTGGTGCGGATGAAGCGTTGCGGCAGGCGCTCGTCAATCTGACGGCGATTGATGCCCCCGCTGGCACGATGGACGTCGTGCTGGGTTCCGGCTGGCCTGGCGTCATGCTGCATGAAGCCGTCGGACATGGCCTGGAAGGAGACTTCAATCGCAAAAAGACCTCCGCCTTTGCCGGGCTCATGGGCGAGATGGTCGCCGCACCCGGCGTAACGGTGGTCGATGACGGCACGATTGACGCCCGTCGTGGTTCGCTGACCATCGACGACGAGGGGACGCCGTCCGGTTACAATGTCCTGATCGAAAACGGCAAACTCGTCGGTTACATGCAGGACAGGCAGAACGCCCGTCTGATGGGTATGCGCCCCACCGGCAATGGCCGCCGTCAAGGCTATTCGCATATTCCAATGCCGCGCATGACGAATACCTACATGCTTTCAGGCGACAAGACGCCGGAAGAAATCATTGCCTCCGTCAAGCGGGGCATTTATGCCGTGTCGTTTGGCGGCGGTCAGGTGGATATCACCTCCGGAAAATTCGTTTTCGGCTGCACCGAAGCCTACATGATTGAAAACGGCAAGATTGGCGCACCGGTCAAGGGCGCAATGCTGATCGGCAACGGCCCTGATGCCATGAAGCGCGTGACGATGATCGGTAACGACTCGAAGCTGGACACGGGGATCGGCAATTGCGGCAAGGCTGGACAATGGGTTCCGGTCGGCGTTGGCCAACCGCATCTGCGCATGGACCAGATTACAGTGGGCGGCACCAAGGCCTGA
- a CDS encoding invasion associated locus B family protein, giving the protein MRLSPLARTFLAAAGFAFIASAVPSVAQQQPGTPKSTHGAWSVICDKPAGASDDQCALMQNVIADDRPEVGLSVVVLKTADRKSRILRILAPLGVLLKDGMELYIDNNNIGRAYFTRCFSEGCYVEVDIDDELLKVLRAGKNAVFALRESVDQDRVGIPIELTGFAEGYDALP; this is encoded by the coding sequence ATGCGTCTCTCCCCGCTCGCGCGCACTTTTCTCGCCGCTGCCGGTTTTGCCTTCATCGCGTCCGCCGTGCCGAGCGTTGCCCAGCAACAGCCCGGAACGCCGAAATCGACGCATGGTGCCTGGTCGGTAATCTGCGACAAGCCCGCCGGTGCGTCGGACGACCAATGCGCCCTGATGCAGAACGTCATTGCCGACGACCGGCCTGAAGTCGGACTTTCGGTGGTCGTGCTGAAAACGGCAGATCGCAAGTCGCGCATTCTGCGTATCCTTGCTCCCCTCGGCGTGCTGCTGAAGGATGGCATGGAGCTCTACATCGACAACAACAACATCGGCCGCGCCTATTTCACACGCTGCTTCTCGGAAGGGTGCTACGTCGAAGTCGATATCGACGACGAGTTGCTGAAAGTGCTGCGCGCCGGAAAGAATGCCGTGTTTGCCCTGCGTGAATCGGTGGACCAGGACCGTGTCGGCATTCCGATCGAGCTTACCGGTTTTGCTGAAGGCTACGACGCCCTGCCGTAA
- the coxB gene encoding cytochrome c oxidase subunit II, with protein MINRIYAAMAGMTCLLTAVGAHADQPVHWQMGMQEAATPIMHEIRWFEQYTLWFIVPVTIFVLALLIVVALKFRASANPEPSTTSHNTAIEVVWTLAPVLILLFIAFPSFNLLNAQLTQPENPDLTLKATATQWLWNYEYPAAEGAEPVAFDSYLLKDADRAAAGKEDKARYPRLLAVDNEMVVPVGKTVRLLVTAAPTDVIHAFAMPAFGVKIDAVPGRLNETWFRPEKEGLYYGQCSELCGKDHAFMPIAIRVVSEEQYNTWLAAAASDLNGANRALMASVDGAPRTVDVAANETN; from the coding sequence GTGATTAATAGGATTTACGCAGCAATGGCGGGCATGACCTGTCTGCTCACGGCTGTCGGCGCCCACGCCGATCAGCCGGTGCATTGGCAGATGGGCATGCAGGAGGCCGCCACGCCGATCATGCACGAAATTCGGTGGTTCGAACAATATACGCTCTGGTTCATTGTTCCCGTTACGATTTTCGTTCTTGCCTTGCTCATCGTCGTGGCCTTGAAATTCCGCGCTTCGGCAAATCCTGAGCCTTCCACGACAAGCCACAACACGGCCATCGAGGTCGTCTGGACACTGGCACCGGTTCTCATTCTTCTTTTCATCGCTTTCCCGTCGTTCAATCTTCTGAACGCGCAGCTCACACAGCCGGAAAACCCGGATCTGACGTTGAAAGCCACAGCCACACAGTGGCTCTGGAATTATGAGTATCCGGCCGCCGAGGGTGCCGAGCCGGTCGCTTTCGACAGCTATCTGCTGAAGGATGCCGACCGTGCTGCAGCGGGCAAGGAGGACAAGGCCCGCTATCCGCGTCTTCTCGCCGTTGACAACGAAATGGTCGTCCCGGTCGGCAAGACCGTTCGCCTTCTTGTGACGGCTGCGCCCACCGACGTGATTCATGCTTTCGCGATGCCGGCTTTCGGCGTCAAGATCGATGCGGTTCCGGGTCGTCTGAACGAGACCTGGTTCCGGCCGGAAAAGGAAGGCCTTTATTATGGGCAGTGTTCCGAGCTTTGTGGCAAGGATCATGCCTTCATGCCGATCGCCATTCGGGTGGTTTCCGAAGAACAGTATAACACCTGGCTTGCTGCCGCCGCTTCCGATCTGAACGGCGCCAACCGGGCTCTGATGGCTTCCGTCGACGGTGCTCCGCGCACTGTTGATGTCGCAGCCAACGAAACCAACTGA